A window of Cynocephalus volans isolate mCynVol1 chromosome 3, mCynVol1.pri, whole genome shotgun sequence genomic DNA:
CATGGCACTCCCTTATCCTGTTTTCCTACTTTATATTTCTCCATAGCAGTCATATATATGGTATAGTTTACTTTTTTTGCCCATCTGCCTAACCACTCTTGTGAGCTCAATGACAGCAGGATTTTGTGCCTGGCACCTTCTTTCCTTTTCACATTTCCCTCTCAGCCTTAATACTTACTATTCAATAGTAAATGATCTTTGTTTCATGGAATGCATGTGATTTTCACAACATGAAAATGATAGAGCCATTATTAATCCTTTTCCCAATAAATACCATCCTATCATTTTACTGGTACATCAAATTATAATAATACATGATAgtaaacttttattaaaatgacatttttttggctgctggctggtacaaggattgcacccttgaccttggtgttatcagcaccatgctctaaccaactgagctaactgctcAGCCCAAAATGGCTTGATTTTAAAGGTAGAGTATCATAAAATacttcttttaggaaaaaaaaaaaaattctattgtatGGTTGATTTGTAGGGAGCTATTTATGAATATTGCCATTTGTTCTTTTAATGTGAATGTACCACCAACCAGGTAGTGTGGTATGTCGTTCTTTTTATATAGCTAGTTTTACTTCGTTAGTATTTTGTTTACGATTTTTATGTTTAGATTCATGAGTGATATTGGTTTGCAAACTTTTCTCATACTGtccttgtcaggttttggtaCTTATGAGGCCCTATTAATagaatgttcattttttattctctggaaGTTTATGTAAgattagctttattttttccttaaatgtttagtagaatttgtCAGGGGAGGCCATCTGGGCTTAACTACAGATTCAATTTCTTTAGCAGTTATAGGGCTATTTATATGTCTAATGTCTTATGCCATTTTGGTAAGTCActtttttttctaggaatttatccatttcctaatATTTCAAATCTGTtgacataaagttgttcataatatgaTCACTTTAATATCTGCAAGATCTGTGGAGATGGTGTTCCTTTTTTTGTTCCTAaagtttaatatttgttttctttattcttattcaGGCTTGCAGTACTGATTTTATGagtattttcaaaaaaacacGTTTggctttatttaatttcattaatttctgctctcatttttattgtcttttcaaaatccttgggtttaatttgttcttttatagcTTCTTGAAATGGAAGCTTACTTTTGGTCTTCTAATATGTATTTAAGTTCATAAATTTCTCAAAGCTGTAgttgtgtcccacaagttttaatATGTGGCATTTTTGTTATCAGTTAataatatttctgttttccattgtgATTTCTTTGATTCATGGATTATTTAGAGTACATTTGTTAATTCCCAAACACAGattttttagttatctttttattattgatttctagcttaattgCATTGTAGTCAAGGAACATGCTTTGTATAACTTGAGTTCTTTGAGACTGATGTTTTCTCTATGGCTCAGCACATGGTCAGTTTTTGTAAATATCCTGTGtgtttgaaaagaatgtgaattCTGCAATTGTTGGGTgcaatattgtatatattttagttgGGTTAAGTTTGTTAATGTCACTCAAATCTTGTCTGTTTGTTCTATTTGTTATTGAGGTTTGCTAATCTCCCACTatgtggatttatctatttcttcaccTGTAGATGAGACAGTGATAGATGCAAAAGTACAAGGCCAAAAGCAGGGACATCTTTTTTTTAGCCAAAGTCAGGAGAAAAAATGACATCTGGAAAACCCATAGGGAAAAGCATAACAGATGGTGAAGATGCCTTACCTTTAGTGGAAGGGAGAGCTTCCTGTGGCAACATGGAGAGGTGGAAGAACTGAGGAGTTAGTTCAGTCAGAATCAAGGAATTGGGAATTCTCTTCATTTGACTTTAGTGTCAGTGATGCAGTAAATGTGGGACTGAGGGTAATGATTAGAGGTTAAAATTGTGTTTGTTTTAGCGCTGCTGGGACATCGCCCTGGGTCCCCTCAAACAGATTCCCATGAACCTCTTCATCATGTACATGGCAGGCAATACTATCTCCATCTTCCCTACTATGATGGTGTGTATGATGGCCTGGCGACCCATTCAGGCACTTATGGCTATTTCAGCAAGTAAGTATTCTTGAAATAATAACCCTTTCCTAAGTTTTAAGAATTAAAGACAAATTCTTAGGCACAGTTTTTGGCCAGAGGGTATtcagggtggtggtggtagtggtgggggGATGGAGGGGGAAAAAGGTGCTTATCATGTTTTTCTATTTGCCTTTAATGATCCTACTTGCTATCTTATTGTGGGTCtggctgtattattttaatatatggttGGCGTGATTCATATTGAAAAGAAAGTTGCTTTGGTTTTGACAGCTTCTGTTACCCCAACAGCTTTCAAGATGCTAGAAAGTTCAAGCCAGAAGTTTCTTCAGGGTTTGGTCTATCTCATTGGGAACCTGATGGGTTTGGCATTGGCTGTCTACAAGTGCCAGTCCATGGGACTGTTGCCTACACATGCATCAGATTGGTTAGCCTTCATTGAGCCCCCTGAGGTAAGGCAAAAGAATAGGTGAATTTTGGGCAGTTGCAATGTACAGTGAATAGCTGACTGATTTGATGCTGGGGAATTAGAATTGGTACTGGAATTCATTTCCTAAGAAATAAGAACGATTAGGTAtttgaaagttatttatttatttatttttatttatttatttttatttatttatttttaaagatgaccggtaaggggatcttaacccttgacttggtgttgtcagcaccacactcagccagtgagcgaaccggccatccatatatgggatccgaacccggggccttggtgttatcagcaccgcactctaccgagtgagccacgggccggcccccgaaagttattttttaaggataaggcaaaatacatatataaaagtatTGTGATTAAAGTATTAAGTAATTGATTTAGGAAGTTATTTCAACACTCATTCACCTCACCTAtttacttttccttctttcagaGAATGGAGTTCAGTGGTGGAGGATTGCTTTTGTGAACGTGAGAAGGAAGCACCTGGGGCAGTCTCATTTATACCCTTCTTTAAGCACAGTGGCTTCTCAACATACTTCCTCTTAAAATAATCACTCATATTGAAAAGAACCAAAAAGCTCTTTTCTCCATCATGATAGATCCTAAAAGGACAATGGGCATATTACTACAAACATAAAGAAAGTATACCACAACCCTTGACTGAAAATAATgtagaaaactttatttatgttTCCAATacagaacaaaacaacaaataaaattataactctATGTAAACAAAGAATGGCTGCTGCCAAATCAAGAACCATAGCAGCATCTCCTTTCAATAAATTAAATGGTTGAgaacaatgctttaaaaaaagttGCACAAGTTTATCTTAAATctattttccttaatattttacTTCTATGTAACACAAGCTAAGATATAAAAATTCTGGAGACACTTGGGAAATATTTGAGAAACTAATGCTCGATTCAGATTATacatgatgaaaagaaaaataaaccagacaaaaaGAGCACATAAATATGCTTACAGTGTAATTGTTATTTACACACCCACAATAAGGGATTTTTAACATGTTTAGGGGGAATGAGGTTCGGTGGGATCCTTGGGGCCACAGGAATCTGAGGCAATGGAAGATACAAAGTAGTGATCTTTCTCCTGCCAAGAGGAACCTGGCACCTGTCAAGGAGATGCTGCAGTTCAAACTTCAGCTTTTAAGATAGCTATGGAAGGCAGAGGGCCAGCAATAGGAGAAGGTATATTATAACCTGCCCTGGTAAAGTCATAGGTAAGACTTAAAAGCTGGATCTTATAAAAGGCAGGAGGaggtctctttcctttctcttccctcttgaAACATAAAGCCCCTTCCCCTAAGGTGCATTCTCTCTCATCAAGTTTTCGGTATTGCTTTATTTGCAGTGATTAAAAGAGACTAGACACTTTGCAGACAAACAGCAATACATGTAGACATGAAATGCTCTAGACAGATGAGTAAAAATCTGGTCTAATAACCATTTTTCCATGTAACAGTGATTTTGTTTTAGGGGCTGAAGTAATGGCTATACTAATAGTCACTAGTTCCCTTATCCCTTTAAAAGATTCTTACAGAGCTCCAACCACAAACAGCACTTCTAAAACTAACGTTATTTTCTgcccatatttattttatatggaaaaaatacATATCACTATGGCCAGAGGTGTTTGTAAATGTAGGAGAATTGCTGGGCAGGCAGACTTTTACACTATAGGTCTTTAAGATCTTGAGGTCTAGGGGACCTGACCCACTACTGCTATACTCAACTAAGCAATGGAGTGATGCAATGGTAGTTGTAAACAATTCTACCCGCTGCAGGAAGGAGCAGAAAAAACTTAAGATCCTGTCTGCTTTGTTACCTTGAGTGGGCCTGGAAGATTAAAGAGgagcaaaaggaacaaataaaaataactcaatttCTTAAGCCATACTGAAGggttttcttctctgtccttATGGGTGAAATGAATAATCTGTGACATGTAGGTCAGCTTGCTCCATATCCTATTAATCTAAGGAGAGACATTATTAATAAGGTGAGATTCAAAAACAACCATGGATACTGGCAAGAACAGTTTCTGTAAATAACTATCCCGTAAGAAATGAAGATctcacatatgagggtacttcaaaaagttcaaagaaagatttgtattttaattctattttccatgaactttttgaagtactcttgtacttGAAATTACTGCTCAGCCAGTTTCCCTATGCTTGTGAGCCAGGTGTTTTGTGATcagtaaattagtaaataaaaagcTGAGCTTGCAATAAGTTATTTCCTTGGCACATTTAGAGCtttctgaaaacaaaactgaaatagcAGAACACCATTGGCTTAGATAATAGTTCAGAGCCAAGTTTCTGCACTTAGAGTgaagaataaaattgaaaggaaaaggggaaaaatgcACATACTTTGGGCATTTAGGTGAGTGCCTCAAGTCTTAACTATGGCTTTGGAGATGAGGCCACAGGTTTCTAAGAGAAAAAAGTTTCTTGAATCAGGCCAATGCCAATCTGTATGCCACTTTAGTGAAGTAGGTAAGGAGAGTAGCAGCTCAATAACTTTGGCACTATGGAAAGAATATGGCTCTAGAACTTCCAGTTCCATTGCTGGATTCCCCCCTTAAAAGACAGTCCAAAGCTTTCAAAGAAGGATTTTAGACAGTCTTCCTAGTGTTTGATCCTTGTGATTTTTGACCTGTGCCCTCAGAGGgcacaaaaataaggaaaagagaacCTACTGGCCAATGTGTATCATGACTTATGTTTCTGAGATAACAGCATATACGTTTGCCCATGTCATGTAGATAACCATAGACTGTATTTCAATAAATCTTAATAGCTACCTTTTGGAATTCCTTAGTTTAGCCATTTGAAAAGAACttgaaagaaatcatttttaccttttaaaagacAATTTCTATGGCAACACAGAATGGGTTCTGAATTAAGATATAATAGTTTAAGATATACACTGACAGTATGGATGCTTAAACTTGGTACCTTGGGGGAATCTTGTTTTCAAGGACAAAGTAGAGGCTACAGCCATGTTTCAGGTTTTGTACATTAGTaccctaatataaaattagaCTCCTGGAGAGTGCTGGGTACAACTAAAGAAAATTAGCTAAAAAAGGTTTCCATCTTGGCTTGCCACAGGTTATCTCCACAAGGGTAACAGGTTCCCATATACTTGGCCTTGAATTCTTTAGTAGGATGAGGCTGTGTCTAGCTTTTACCCCCACGGTGCCATCACTAAACCATGACTTCTTAGACTCATCTTTAATGTTggatatatatttgctttttgtcTTCAGTTGAATTTGTAGCATCCCTTTTACTAATCCATTTATTGGCTTAGCTTGTTAATTCTAATTTGCCTTTGACGGGTACAGACATGACTTTTAGGACTTGATCATTGTTCTGATGTTGAGGAAGTATGTGCTTCTTCTGTAAGACAGCAGATCACATGGGAGTAAAGAGCAAATCTATTTGTATTCTTTTGCACAAGTCCTTGAGGCTTAGCTCATCAAGAGTTCAGTGTGATGTGTAGAGAACACAGGCCTGTAGCTGAGTGGGAGTGTAAAGAGTAAAGAGCTGGCACTTCCATGGAGGATGGAAGCCATTTAGTAAAGGTGAGGCCAAGAAGAGTCATTCAGAAGTAGATTATGAATAAATGGTGATcacttcactgccaccaccccgGACAAGGAGGACTCGCTCTAGTCCCTCGGTGAGTACTTCTAGGAACTCCATGTCTTCAGAATTTGTCAAGGAGATAAATTGGCAGAAGATGAGCACACTTTATAACCTGGCTTAATAATAATGAGTTTATCTGATTATAGAGCTGCAAAATGAGTACACTCGTCTTAATTATTACATACTCAGAATTAGAAAAGTCTGAACTTTGGATTCAATTTAATCCTGTGAAGTAATCAAGGGATCTAATCCCTTTGAATATATAATACAAGACTCCCACTTGttagatattttctaaatgccatttaaaaaacgGGGAAACCCACGGTGGTATGTTATTCTAAAtgacaaaataagataaaaatgcctaaaaataatttttaaaaagaaaagccacaataGGGAAGCTTATAAGATTCCTAGAGAGCACCCAAGTAATTTCTAAATGAAGCTGCTCAAGTCAGATCTAAtagttttcctatttcttttttgtaaactTCTTTTCCTTAATAGTACTGGTGGGATGGGCCAGTTTATGCTGTTGCGGTGCCAAAGAGTTCCCATAAAAACAATCCTGGGATAAGGGTATGAGGAAGAGCCTCTCTTTTCTCTCAGTTAAAGGAAATTTCACCTCAACAGCTTCTACCCTAACACCATCCAAAAGAAAGAGgctttgtaaaatggggagaactTGAAAAGGAGGAAGGATGTGGGTATTCTGTCTGCAGGATCGTCAGAAAGGGTTTAATATGCTGAATATTAGAAGTCATGTTGCAAATATACCACCTAAAAATTCTTTTTAGGATTTGGAGAGAATATATTATACCTCTAACTCCACAAAAAGGGATTAATCTCATGATTTTATAAGAATCCTTGCATAAGACTTTTAAGTCTTCCTCAAAGAGCGAAAGTGGAGCACAGACAATAATTAGTTACCTAGTTGTCTCATCTAAGAaataggcttaaaaaaaaaaaagattaaaaatattttcctcactGGCAGCTCTGCTCTTGCAAAGGATACAGTTTTCATCACCCTCAGGGTTTCTGGGTGGCCCTGGCATATTTAACAAAACTAGCTTTGCTTCATGGGACTTGTTAACTATAACCTCATTGAGCTTCACTGCTGTATGCATCCGCCTTACATTGGACTGGTCCCTGGATGGGGAAGAAACAGAGGTACTTGAGACACACAGAAAAATTAGCTATATAGTCAGCCTTAAAAATTTgagatccattttttttttttgcataactATGGATAATATGATAAAATGACTTCCTTATGATAatatcctcagttttctcattatacatttgcttattttatagGAACACAGTATGGCGATGAACTATATGGAGAGAAAGAAGATGGTTACTTTGCATACAATGTTAATTGGGAGCTAATATGCATATAATATGCCTGTTTTCAGGCAAAGTTACATGTGTGCTGTATTATGACTAGAGTCACCTGTGTGCTGTATTATGAGACAAGTATAGGAATGGGAAAACTTACGGACGCATGTTAAGCAGGTCCTGGAATCCTTCCATTGACTTGGCTTTTTGCCCTCGGGATGCCATGTACTTGTCTTTTGTCCAGGTCATATGCACCTTCTCCTGATAGGTTTCTGTCTCTTCATCCTCATCAGAGCCAATGCTGGTCAATCGTAGCATTGAGTTTCGGTCTTTCACCAACTGTGCCTGAGGAGGATCCGACCACAGTTATTCTACCTAATTTTCTCTCATGCTtcatctttaattattttgaaacaataatgGGGTTATAATGGAATAACTGATAAAGtgagaaggaaaatatttgtcATCCTCTGAAAGCAATATAGTTCCATTCCTTTCATTGACAGACTGGGATTAGGTCTGGGATTAGATCAATGCAGCAAGGTCTCACCTCTCTGTCCCGCTCTGTTTTGGATAGTCGCATGTGCCGGAGCATCTGGGACCTTTGTTCCATCATCAGAGTGCGCTCATAAGTATAAGCTGATATGTCACTGTCATGCTGCCACAGACATTACACAGAGTGGGCAAAAagcacaaaggagaaagaaagatgaacCGTACAaccatacattttatttccattcacTAAATTATACCACAAAAAGTATCATAGTATCAAAGTTTCACccctattttcttcatttagctACATAAATGTTATTTTAGATTACAGATAGAATCCAGAGGTCCTGAGATTCTTTTCCATAATCTAACCATTAAATGTCTTTCCTTGAAACATAAAACACAAactctagtcttttttttttaatactgccAAGTTATAGAAAATTTTTTAAGCATGTGAGATTTTAAACATGAAtatgtgaattaaaaattaatgaaattatattaaaCTGATAATAATCTGGCAGAAATATAAGGGATGtgtaataaacaaatgaataagaaagcaaaaccaaaaccaacaCCAAATACACATCACATACACATTCTACTCATCCAGGTCAACAAATTAGGATTTTGTTGGAACTAGGGGGGTTAATTCACATTTACAGCTGAACAAATTTCCCCAAACAAAAGGTTCTAGGAAGAAAGGGTGGGGCCTAGGGGAACGGAGGTCTCTTCTGTCTCAAACTCAGCTTTCTTACCATCTCCACCACTTCCACCTCGGCCTCAATGCGCAGATGATATAGGAAGGTAGCAAGGTCCTTCTTCATCTGGATACTGTTGTCTTCTAGTTGGGCTACTGTGAAGATCCGTATGCTGCATTTTCGCCATACCTGAGAGAGTGCCGTACATAcagcaaaaaggcaaaaaaaaaaagttatttcctaAAACGAGGCATTGGGGCCTAAAACAACCTTGCTATAGTATGAGGGTATTTGCTGCTGGCTTCCTACTTGCTATTATTGTACTAGGGCAAAAGACTGACTAAGCAACACATTAAATACAGATTTAAggagttttttatttcataactAGAAAACCtagcaaaaaggaaaagatggtGTGTGGTACTGTAAGAAGGTGCTTTATACAGACAGCACACCGATGACACCATGTAGACtgtaatatttactattttaaatttcagtgtaATTAGTCTTACCAAAGGATGAGGATATATGTGTGTgagatacacatatatacacacacacacttacatataCTTTAGGTTTCCAGTGTTTCAAAGACttcatttttttgtcattttttaaagacGTGTTcacttgttattgtttttccCAAGGGGTCATATGGAACTTTATTAAATTTGCTGAATTTCACTTGGAGATAGGTAGGTATCAAATACAAAAACTACTTCTCATAAGGTTGAAACTGGGATCATGGCAGAACCAAGAATAATCCCCAACTATTCTGATTCTAAGCCTCAACACTATATAATCAAAGATGAAGAGTTTGTCTAGTGAATCAGTACAGAagggaaaatgacatttttaaaaagtctgaaataCCTTGTACTGTTTCAGTAGGAATGGTAATAGCATGAGCATCCCCCCATCATGCACAATCCACCACACATCAATGTTGCCCTCAGAAAATTGCTCCATGTTGCTGGGAAAGAAGGAGATGTTTTTAGCCACCAGCAGAGCAAGACGGGCAGCAGTTGTCACTCGAACTGTgcctagggagaaaaaaagagaatcagGATCAGCAGAAAAGAATCCTTAGGCTTGGGTATTTCCCACCATGTCAGGAAAGCAAGGGTAATGctcttttacatttctttgtcCTATTTATGTAATAGGCTATATCTCATTAAGTAACAAAAATCATTGAGAAAAATCTGAATAGCTAACATAATTAGACTGAGAACCATGGTTTATATTACTAGATACATATTCTGATGACTAATGGGTAGGGATACATGAATTTGGAAGACTTTGACGCTGAAGGACAATTCCTCCAATTCCTGTGAGAATGTCAACACAGGaaatcataaatgaaaacatGGTATTTTCAGAGATAGTTGCTAGCacaaaacttgaaaaagaatTCATGAACACAATATAAAGCTGGAGAGGGTGGGTAGCATCAGGTTATTACTACTAGTAGTTTTCTAGGTTTCCTTATAAGATTATGCTTCAGCAGTGGCATAGTCTCTACTATAGGAGACTAGAAGGTGGTGGTAGAGTGACAGGGATTTAACTATATCCCCTACTTGGGCCCTCCTATTAGTATGATAAATGTTTAGTACCAATAAAAGTCTTCCAAGCGCGGGCATCTTCACTTTGGCGCCAGCCATTAGGCCAGCCCATCACCACTGTATTGTGCTTCATGCCTCCAAGGCCACATGACTGGATGAGGTGGGAAATGCCCTCTTTCAGCTTGGCGGCCACCACCAGCTGGCAGAATCCTTTTACCTTCTCTGCCTCCATTAGGTGCTTTATGGTCTGAAAGATACACAGGACCTCAACACGGAATGACTTCAACCTGGATCTTTTAATCCATTATTCCTACTCCATATTTTACTCCCCTCATCTTTTCAAACTCTGCATAAGACTGTATCTCCTTGAAAAAGTCCAAGAAGTTGAAATTGTACCAATAAAATTTCATCCCATCCTTTGTATTTTCACTTACTAAAGTAGTTTCTCTGCCATTTCCTTTATTCTACTTTTCCTTAGCATACCAAAAAACTGAGAACAGGGATCTCCTCAAAGTGAGTACTTGACGTTCTTAATTGACTAGGATGAGTTCACCAGTGTGAATATGATTTCCTTCCTCACTTCCAGTCATGCCCTGACTCATCTTAATAGAAACTCAATCTGATGATTCAATTTCACTTTAGAATTTTCTAAGGTAtgctttcttttctgcttttcccaTTCCCATATCTCTTTGGACATTTTAATAGTGATTACTGATTACACTTGTATctactttattattcttttatttagttGAGCCAATTTGGAAATATCTCATTTACTCTTACTCCACCCTCTTggtggaaaggggaagggaacaATGGTGTGGAAAATGGCTATGATTTTCACATAGGCTTGGATTAAGTCAGTGGTGTAACTAGGATTTGAATCAGGCCCTCCTGATTTGCAATCCTGTgctcttgttatttatttttaccatcatTCTGGACTAATGTTTCTCCAACATTTCTAGTTTTTGGGTTTCAAAGCATTCCAAAATGAAATCCAGTAAAATTTTTGGTATGCAGTTGGAAATTTCTCCAAACAATAGGATTAGTTCTATCATTTATAGTATTAGAGTGAAAACTACTTCCTTCTTCAGGTAGAACTTTAATATTAAGTATAGCTAATCAAAAATAGCAAAGCAATCTTACTTATGATATcacatacaagggtatttcaaaaagttcatggagagatttgtattaacttttaattctatccttccataaactttttgaagtactcttgtagaCTAGTAAACAGGAAAAGCTGCTAATTGCCCCCAAGATTGAGAGGAGTCCTCCCCCATAGTTCAAGGGATAGATTTATTTACATGACTTTTCAGTTCAATGTTTGGAGTCTATTTGGAAATAACATTTAGCCTTGATAATCTtgataagaaagaataaataactgTCTTCTGGATCATCTTATTATTTTGGAGAACATGACTGTTCAAAAGTGAGCACTAAGTGGGAAACCTCCTAGATCACTCAGAAAAGGGATTAACTTAGAAGTCTGAAGTCTTACCACTTCACATCACAAAGTTGTACGCTAAGTTCCACTAAGTCAGTAAGTCTTGACTTACCTGCTCAGCAGCTAAAGCTTCGCCATAGTTCTCCAGGAAGTTCCCCACGATGACAGAGCCCACAATAGTGAGACCCTTTCCTGCTTTCAGCTGTGAGGCAAAGGTGAGGAGGCGAGGATGCTTGACATGTAAGTCTTCATCTAGTTTCAGTAATACAAGCAACTGAGGCCTGTGAAGAGGTTGGTGGGGGATTGAGGGGGAAAACACTTTTGGTTTGGGGAACAGGAATGACAATTCCACCCTTTAATTCAGGAGATctgtataaaatatgtaatttgacAGGAGGAAATCAGAAGAAATGATAGAGTATTGAGTTATTCTGAATGCTCCCAGTATTATCTCAAATTGAACAGTATTCAAAAGTAAGAATATCAAATGGTAGAAATCTAGATCATAAGTCACATGAAGAAAGGGAATAAAGGAATCAAGGACTTGGGATAGTTCAAAACAGGTCCATTACACCAATTCCTTGACACACAAGATTTCCTTATCCTATAATCAACAAAGCaaacatttttgtgtgttctCTATCTCCCAAACACCATTAAGTTCTGTTCATTTATATACCTCCAGTTTTTAGTGTGTGGAGGGCCTTCTTCTAGCCGAAGCAAAGCAAACCGGGCTGCACTGAGGGACAGCCCACGAATACCATCACCCCATTCTTTCTCAGCtctgggagaaaaagaagaaaagagcacAGACATATTTAAACTATAAGAAGTActcatataattaa
This region includes:
- the EMC4 gene encoding ER membrane protein complex subunit 4 isoform X1; translated protein: MTAQGGLVANRGRRFKWAIELSGPGGGSRGRSDRGSGQGDSLYPVGYLDKQVPDTSVQETDRILVEKRCWDIALGPLKQIPMNLFIMYMAGNTISIFPTMMVCMMAWRPIQALMAISATFKMLESSSQKFLQGLVYLIGNLMGLALAVYKCQSMGLLPTHASDWLAFIEPPERMEFSGGGLLL
- the EMC4 gene encoding ER membrane protein complex subunit 4 isoform X2, whose protein sequence is MTAQGGLVANRGRRFKWAIELSGPGGGSRGRSDRGSGQGDSLYPVGYLDKQVPDTSVQETDRILVEKVQRQYYLHLPYYDGVYDGLATHSGTYGYFSNFQDARKFKPEVSSGFGLSHWEPDGFGIGCLQVPVHGTVAYTCIRLVSLH